In a single window of the Acidobacteriota bacterium genome:
- a CDS encoding alkaline phosphatase family protein, with product MRSKLLVIGLDGASFNVLDALIEKDYLPNLARLIQNGARANLETTFPPITAVAWSSFMTGKNPGKHGIFEFVMREQKSNRQLAVNASLRHGRAIWDILSAAGKRVIVHNFPCTYPPRAVNGLLIADFMTPKGRRDFTYPLGLLEELETKLGTYRLHLSQTYGNGNAQGVLDELNDELEYKAKVTEYLMTEYEWDAFFQYFWGTDRIQHELWHIFDETHPRHDKAEAAKYREAVYQYFRRVDEIVGRLIELAGKDALIWVASDHGFGAAHKYCSFNIWLLQQGFLQLKRDARTRLKKVMFDLGITPENAFKVVKKIPLGKLRPARGVSNNAGASKALSTFFLSFNDVDWTQTRAFSKGNYGQIYVNLKGREPNGSVNASDYDKVCDEVVTKLKELRDPATGEAWVGRIHRREEIYTGARVPDAPDISFLPRDMRYLPLGNADFTSNKFIVEAFGISGCHRMEGVMIANGEAIKQGFDAVQTSIYDVTPTILYLLGQAVPEDMDGKVLTQVIRQDFINAHPLSYSSQEKLPEDKELEFTAEENEEIIERLKMLGYMG from the coding sequence ATGCGAAGTAAATTATTGGTCATTGGACTGGATGGCGCATCGTTCAATGTTTTGGATGCGCTGATTGAAAAGGACTATTTACCGAACCTTGCCCGCTTGATTCAAAACGGCGCGCGCGCCAATCTGGAAACCACTTTCCCGCCGATTACTGCTGTCGCCTGGTCTTCATTTATGACCGGGAAAAACCCCGGTAAACACGGGATTTTTGAATTTGTGATGCGCGAACAGAAATCGAACCGGCAACTGGCGGTAAACGCAAGCCTCAGACACGGGCGAGCCATCTGGGATATTTTGAGTGCCGCAGGCAAGCGCGTCATCGTTCACAATTTCCCCTGCACCTATCCGCCGCGCGCGGTGAATGGTTTATTGATTGCCGATTTTATGACCCCTAAAGGTCGCAGAGATTTTACCTATCCGCTGGGATTGCTTGAAGAGTTGGAAACCAAATTGGGAACCTATCGTTTGCACCTGTCGCAGACTTACGGCAACGGTAATGCCCAGGGTGTGCTTGATGAACTCAATGATGAGTTGGAATACAAAGCCAAAGTTACAGAGTATCTGATGACCGAGTATGAATGGGATGCGTTCTTTCAATATTTCTGGGGCACTGACCGCATTCAACACGAACTCTGGCATATTTTTGATGAGACGCATCCACGTCACGACAAAGCCGAAGCCGCCAAATATCGCGAAGCGGTATATCAATATTTTCGCCGCGTCGATGAAATCGTCGGACGGTTAATCGAACTTGCGGGGAAAGATGCGCTCATCTGGGTGGCATCCGATCATGGGTTTGGCGCGGCGCATAAATATTGCTCATTTAACATCTGGCTTTTACAACAGGGTTTTCTGCAATTGAAACGCGATGCCAGGACGCGACTGAAGAAGGTGATGTTTGATTTGGGCATCACGCCTGAAAACGCTTTTAAAGTGGTGAAAAAAATTCCGCTTGGAAAATTACGCCCGGCGCGTGGGGTGAGCAACAACGCCGGGGCTTCCAAAGCGCTCTCAACATTTTTCCTTTCATTCAACGATGTAGACTGGACGCAAACCCGGGCTTTTTCAAAAGGGAATTACGGGCAGATTTATGTGAACCTCAAAGGGCGCGAACCGAACGGTTCCGTGAATGCGAGCGATTATGACAAGGTGTGCGATGAGGTTGTCACTAAGTTAAAAGAATTGCGCGACCCGGCAACCGGCGAAGCTTGGGTTGGGCGCATTCATCGCCGCGAAGAAATTTATACGGGCGCGCGGGTTCCCGATGCGCCGGATATTTCTTTTCTGCCGCGTGATATGCGTTATCTGCCGCTTGGCAACGCCGATTTCACCTCGAATAAATTTATCGTCGAAGCCTTTGGAATTTCCGGTTGTCACAGAATGGAAGGCGTGATGATTGCAAACGGCGAAGCGATTAAACAGGGATTTGATGCCGTACAAACCAGCATTTATGATGTGACGCCGACGATATTGTATTTGCTCGGACAGGCGGTTCCCGAAGAC